A single window of Desulfobotulus pelophilus DNA harbors:
- a CDS encoding DUF2868 domain-containing protein has protein sequence MKQHHTIASLVDTEWFLELDAGSREADLRNQRIAAFISPEMTDGECLTIWLDHRRREAGSEAGRPMPGVRVLAALRLAIALLGIAGFLTGFFMALATLRYDGITPVNLLYALTVFVALPLLTVIFSLGLVLFRKKKLPVTYKLFFSVLQWLFSRMLLGTEKRIPSHARDFLKSRNSRIQELYARYQPLIFSLAFYAFQMAGLFFVFGLFSGFLIKVVGSDLAFAWQSTLNLPPETFSRMVRMVSAPWSILLPHTLPDPAQIEGSRIILKDGIGGLTHDHLTSWWTFLSMALLVYGLLPRLFLFLLARKLFHRRIDQVEVVDSRVHNLCFFLRREALFTASPERGSGLSASVCPVSHVESVPIREWELWINDEIPESLHGLILEETSGVMGCKPENCLFINLETLHEKTAYSDRPRVLAMEVFMPPVHEDVQILKKAAEAIRGPLWIWPVGRVDRKGGRAEKTDILIWSRRLEGLREPRPIMQLETSHDIG, from the coding sequence ATGAAACAACATCATACAATAGCTTCCCTTGTGGATACAGAGTGGTTTCTTGAGCTGGACGCAGGAAGCAGGGAAGCGGATCTGCGCAACCAGCGCATAGCCGCATTCATATCTCCTGAAATGACGGATGGGGAATGCCTCACCATATGGTTGGATCACCGCCGCAGAGAAGCCGGTTCTGAGGCTGGCAGGCCCATGCCCGGAGTGAGAGTACTGGCTGCCCTGCGCCTTGCCATTGCCCTGCTGGGGATTGCCGGTTTTTTGACAGGATTTTTTATGGCACTGGCCACTCTGCGCTATGATGGCATAACACCTGTCAATCTTCTTTATGCTCTTACTGTTTTTGTTGCACTGCCCCTGCTTACTGTGATCTTCAGCCTTGGGCTGGTTTTATTCCGGAAAAAAAAGCTCCCCGTAACCTATAAGCTTTTTTTTTCCGTTTTACAGTGGCTCTTTAGCCGCATGCTGCTTGGTACAGAAAAAAGAATCCCGTCCCATGCCCGGGATTTTCTCAAATCCAGAAACAGTCGTATACAAGAATTGTACGCCCGATACCAGCCGCTGATTTTTTCCCTTGCCTTTTACGCATTTCAAATGGCAGGCCTTTTTTTTGTATTCGGTCTTTTTTCCGGATTTCTTATCAAAGTGGTGGGCAGCGATCTTGCCTTTGCCTGGCAAAGTACCCTGAACCTTCCTCCTGAAACTTTTTCACGTATGGTTCGCATGGTATCCGCCCCCTGGAGCATCCTGCTGCCCCATACCCTTCCTGATCCAGCACAGATTGAAGGTTCCCGTATTATTCTAAAGGATGGAATAGGGGGACTGACCCATGATCATCTCACATCCTGGTGGACTTTTTTGTCCATGGCCCTTCTCGTTTATGGTCTTCTGCCCAGGCTTTTTCTTTTTCTTCTGGCGCGAAAGCTGTTTCATAGACGCATTGATCAGGTAGAGGTGGTGGACAGTCGTGTGCACAACCTCTGCTTTTTTCTCCGGAGGGAAGCTCTTTTCACGGCCTCTCCGGAAAGAGGAAGTGGATTGTCTGCTTCCGTTTGCCCAGTTTCTCATGTCGAATCTGTACCAATCCGGGAATGGGAGCTTTGGATCAACGATGAAATACCCGAAAGTCTGCATGGACTGATCCTTGAAGAAACAAGCGGGGTAATGGGTTGCAAACCGGAAAATTGTCTTTTTATTAACCTTGAGACTCTCCATGAAAAAACAGCGTATTCTGACCGACCGAGGGTACTGGCCATGGAAGTGTTCATGCCTCCGGTTCATGAAGATGTTCAGATTCTTAAAAAAGCAGCGGAAGCAATCAGGGGGCCGTTGTGGATTTGGCCCGTAGGTCGTGTGGACAGGAAAGGGGGTAGGGCAGAGAAGACGGATATACTCATCTGGTCCAGACGCCTGGAAGGACTGAGAGAACCACGGCCCATTATGCAGCTGGAGACCTCCCATGACATTGGATAA
- a CDS encoding RtcB family protein — MKQNLKNMSGVPIRSWCQDPGPLTMTQAENLARHPRIFSHVALMPDCHPGYGMPIGGVAAFRDAVVPNAVGVDIGCGMCALATDSKGKPDKTLLQHMIARIQKRIPTGFNRHKSAQHWDGLEEYREKLSRKPGWMGKESLLIAAQSLGTLGGGNHFIEIQVDREDRVWAMIHSGSRNLGKTIAEYYHREALKQNRKETIVLPSEDLAFLDVHCAKGKDYIRDMSFALAFAGENRRRMMHTLKAILADTLGCGFENEVNIHHNYAAEETHFGYRVWVHRKGATAAHKGIRGIIPGSMGSPSYIVEGLGNPDSFCSCAHGAGRVMGRNEACRKLDAADVARSMQGIVHGDFPKIRKGPLKGMYDFGEAPGAYKDIDTVMACQSDLVTVLTRLQPLAVVKG; from the coding sequence ATGAAGCAGAATTTAAAAAATATGTCAGGAGTTCCCATCCGGTCATGGTGTCAGGATCCCGGCCCCCTTACCATGACTCAGGCTGAAAATCTTGCTCGTCACCCGAGAATTTTCAGCCATGTTGCCCTGATGCCAGACTGTCATCCCGGTTACGGTATGCCCATCGGTGGAGTGGCAGCGTTCAGAGATGCCGTTGTTCCTAATGCCGTGGGTGTGGATATCGGATGCGGTATGTGCGCGCTGGCAACAGACAGTAAGGGGAAACCGGATAAAACCTTGTTGCAGCACATGATTGCGCGGATTCAAAAAAGGATTCCAACGGGTTTTAACCGACATAAAAGCGCGCAGCACTGGGATGGCCTGGAAGAATACAGGGAAAAACTCTCCAGAAAGCCCGGCTGGATGGGCAAGGAAAGTCTCCTCATAGCCGCTCAAAGTCTCGGGACTCTGGGTGGTGGAAATCATTTTATCGAAATTCAGGTGGACAGAGAAGACCGTGTCTGGGCCATGATCCATTCAGGATCCCGCAATCTTGGCAAAACCATTGCAGAATATTATCACAGAGAAGCTCTGAAGCAGAATCGGAAAGAGACAATTGTCCTGCCCTCTGAGGATCTGGCCTTTTTGGATGTTCACTGTGCAAAGGGAAAGGATTATATTCGCGACATGTCCTTTGCCCTTGCCTTTGCCGGAGAAAACCGAAGACGCATGATGCATACCCTGAAAGCAATTCTTGCCGATACTCTGGGGTGCGGTTTTGAGAACGAGGTAAATATTCACCACAATTATGCTGCAGAAGAAACCCATTTCGGATACCGGGTATGGGTGCACCGTAAAGGAGCCACTGCCGCTCACAAAGGAATCAGGGGCATCATTCCGGGATCCATGGGCAGCCCTTCCTATATTGTGGAGGGTCTTGGTAATCCGGATTCCTTTTGCTCCTGCGCCCACGGGGCAGGCCGTGTTATGGGTCGTAATGAGGCCTGCCGAAAACTCGATGCTGCCGACGTTGCCCGTTCCATGCAAGGTATTGTGCATGGAGATTTCCCCAAGATCCGGAAAGGCCCTCTGAAGGGCATGTATGATTTTGGGGAAGCACCCGGTGCATACAAAGACATTGATACAGTTATGGCCTGCCAGTCCGATCTGGTCACTGTTCTAACACGCCTGCAGCCACTGGCAGTGGTAAAAGGCTGA
- a CDS encoding 4Fe-4S binding protein: MSTNTPIVDDTKCVGCEECVEVCPENVFVLKDGKSVPVNADECIGCGICLDVCFTLAIAIEII, encoded by the coding sequence GTGAGCACCAATACCCCCATCGTGGATGATACCAAGTGCGTTGGCTGCGAAGAGTGCGTGGAAGTTTGCCCCGAGAATGTTTTTGTTTTAAAGGATGGCAAATCCGTCCCCGTGAACGCAGACGAGTGCATTGGCTGCGGAATCTGCCTCGACGTATGTTTCACTCTTGCCATTGCCATTGAAATTATTTAA
- a CDS encoding cysteine synthase: MSYSLLDFIGNTPMVEIRRMNPNPSVRILAKLEYMNPGGSVKDRAALYMIRMAEEAGILTRDKVVIEATSGNTGIGLAMVCAVKGYRLMLAMSEAVSLERRRILKARGADILLTPGHLGTDGAIEAVYRLVREHPDRYFMTDQYNTEANWRAHADGTSREIWEQTGGKVQAVVATMGTTGTLMGLSRGLKCLNSDIRIIGVEPYLGHRIQGLKNMKEAYQPELYEKQRLDAKINIQDGRAFEMARKLAREEGLLVGMSSGAAMAVAHDMAASMESGTLVVIFPDSGERYLSTELFASKTPESLKFHNTLSRTKENFRPLHEGKASIYSCGPTVHDRMHLGGCRRAVFSDLLCRYLKFRGLDVTHVMNITDMDDKTIAGSEAAGLPLAQFTEQWIRIFHEDLARLKVLPAKHYPKVSEHLEDMVSLTRKLVSSGVAYEKHHSIYFNISAFPEYGSLSGVDLDKIRLGATVDLEEYEKDNPRDFTLLKRIRLSELKRGIYASTEWGNVRPSLHLQCAAMSMKYLGQTFDIHTSSRDLLFPHHENEIAIATAATGAPMARFWMHCDRVFVNGRAVGQDYRLTLKDLDEDGMTDREVRFWLLSAHYRKPALLTAEVRLAVRRSLLRIDSCLHRLACITTGNETGELETLATELMTNFIRDMDDDLNISAAMGGIFNQIRNLNRLLADGGVGPLGASRVLEIFRQMDSVLGIFEFTDPSSNPEIALKLAEREAARSRGDWEASDRLREELSHMGIIMQDGKKS; the protein is encoded by the coding sequence ATGTCATATTCCCTTCTGGACTTTATCGGCAATACCCCTATGGTTGAAATTCGTCGGATGAATCCCAATCCTTCCGTACGGATTCTTGCCAAACTTGAATACATGAATCCCGGCGGCTCCGTAAAGGATCGGGCCGCTCTTTACATGATCCGCATGGCCGAAGAAGCGGGTATCCTGACCAGAGACAAGGTCGTTATAGAGGCGACCAGTGGCAATACAGGCATTGGCCTCGCTATGGTCTGTGCTGTAAAAGGATACAGGCTCATGCTGGCCATGAGTGAAGCTGTGAGCCTCGAACGACGTCGCATTCTTAAGGCAAGGGGAGCCGACATACTCCTCACTCCCGGCCATCTGGGAACGGATGGGGCCATAGAGGCTGTTTACCGGTTGGTGCGGGAACATCCTGACCGGTATTTTATGACGGATCAGTACAACACCGAAGCCAACTGGCGAGCCCATGCCGACGGAACGAGCCGGGAAATATGGGAGCAGACCGGCGGAAAGGTCCAGGCCGTTGTGGCCACCATGGGTACCACGGGTACCCTTATGGGACTATCCAGGGGCCTGAAGTGCCTGAACAGTGACATCCGTATCATCGGAGTGGAGCCTTACCTCGGGCACCGGATTCAGGGTCTGAAAAACATGAAGGAAGCATATCAGCCGGAACTGTACGAAAAACAGCGGTTGGATGCAAAAATCAATATCCAGGATGGCCGGGCTTTTGAAATGGCCAGAAAGCTGGCCAGAGAAGAAGGTCTTCTTGTGGGAATGAGCAGCGGTGCAGCCATGGCTGTTGCCCATGACATGGCCGCTTCCATGGAATCGGGCACGCTGGTGGTCATCTTTCCGGATAGTGGAGAACGCTACCTCTCCACAGAACTGTTTGCCAGCAAAACTCCGGAAAGCCTGAAGTTTCACAACACACTTTCACGGACTAAAGAAAATTTCCGCCCTCTGCACGAAGGTAAGGCCTCCATTTATTCCTGCGGCCCCACCGTTCATGACCGCATGCACCTCGGAGGTTGCCGCAGAGCTGTTTTCAGTGACCTTCTGTGCCGATATCTGAAGTTCCGGGGCCTTGATGTAACCCACGTGATGAACATTACGGACATGGATGACAAAACCATTGCAGGATCCGAAGCGGCAGGCCTTCCTCTGGCCCAGTTTACGGAGCAGTGGATCCGGATTTTTCATGAAGATCTGGCAAGGCTCAAGGTTTTGCCGGCTAAGCATTATCCTAAAGTCAGCGAACACCTTGAAGATATGGTTTCTCTTACGCGGAAGCTGGTCAGTTCCGGTGTCGCCTATGAAAAGCATCACTCCATTTACTTCAACATATCTGCTTTTCCAGAGTACGGGTCCCTTTCCGGTGTGGATTTGGATAAAATTCGCCTGGGAGCCACCGTGGATCTGGAGGAATATGAAAAGGACAACCCCCGGGATTTCACCCTGCTGAAGAGAATCCGCCTCTCTGAGCTGAAACGGGGGATCTATGCCAGTACGGAATGGGGTAATGTGAGGCCCTCACTGCACCTGCAGTGTGCGGCCATGTCCATGAAATACCTTGGACAAACATTTGATATTCATACAAGTTCCAGAGACCTTCTTTTCCCTCACCATGAAAATGAAATAGCCATTGCCACAGCAGCTACGGGAGCCCCCATGGCCCGGTTCTGGATGCACTGTGACAGGGTTTTTGTGAACGGGCGAGCCGTTGGTCAGGATTACCGGTTGACCCTGAAGGATCTGGATGAAGACGGGATGACGGACAGAGAAGTCCGTTTCTGGCTTCTGTCTGCCCACTACCGCAAGCCGGCTCTTCTTACGGCGGAGGTCCGGCTTGCCGTGCGCAGATCCCTTTTGCGAATTGACAGCTGCCTGCACCGCCTGGCCTGTATCACAACGGGAAATGAAACCGGGGAGCTGGAAACCCTTGCCACGGAACTGATGACAAATTTTATCAGGGACATGGACGATGATCTCAATATTTCCGCAGCCATGGGGGGAATCTTCAACCAGATCCGCAACCTGAATCGACTGCTTGCGGATGGTGGTGTGGGGCCTCTGGGTGCATCCAGAGTTCTGGAAATTTTCCGGCAAATGGACAGTGTTCTGGGAATTTTCGAATTTACTGATCCCAGCAGTAATCCGGAAATAGCCCTGAAGCTGGCGGAAAGGGAAGCAGCACGTAGCAGAGGAGACTGGGAGGCGTCGGACCGTTTGCGGGAAGAGCTTTCCCATATGGGCATCATTATGCAGGATGGAAAAAAAAGCTGA
- a CDS encoding deoxyribodipyrimidine photo-lyase translates to MTGSFSAVPPERLRRMNSQPFRPEGRYVLYWMQQSQRIEGNHALAFAVETALFLKKPVLVAFILMGDYPEARSFHFFFMLQGLQSLSVKLRDRGMGFVLRIGTPESILPDLYNNAAAMICDVGYLRHQRSWREFAGSHAPCSVTAVEGDVVVPVAEAYHKRAYAAYVLRPQILKKTGCFLSPVPQITPPPITGKTPAGESLKDLEKLLRQAKIFPSSTPVVWRYGGGEDAAALCLDNFMQERAERYVMDRRIPHRYGVSFLSPFLHFGMISPAVVVRRILDSELDEEIKKAFLEQLVVRRELAVNFVHHTPDYDSYSSLPAWAQETLDLHRQDRRPFLYDMETLQSAATHDSYWNAAMEEMRRTGYMHNVMRMYWGKKILEWSASPEEAFERLLYLTNTGFLDGRDPSSYAGCGWIFGLHDRPWPKRPVFGSVRYMAASGLERKSHIREYVHHVNSLPGCNKVPC, encoded by the coding sequence ATGACAGGAAGTTTTTCAGCCGTACCGCCGGAAAGACTCAGACGGATGAATTCCCAGCCCTTTCGCCCGGAAGGCCGTTATGTTCTGTACTGGATGCAGCAGTCCCAGAGGATTGAAGGCAATCATGCACTGGCCTTTGCCGTAGAAACCGCTCTTTTTCTCAAAAAACCGGTGCTGGTGGCTTTTATCCTTATGGGAGACTATCCGGAAGCACGAAGCTTTCACTTTTTTTTCATGCTGCAGGGACTCCAGAGCCTTTCCGTAAAACTGCGGGACAGGGGGATGGGCTTTGTTCTTCGTATCGGGACCCCCGAATCCATACTGCCCGATCTGTACAACAATGCGGCTGCCATGATTTGTGATGTGGGGTATCTGAGGCATCAGCGATCATGGCGTGAATTTGCGGGTAGCCATGCCCCCTGTTCCGTAACGGCAGTGGAAGGGGATGTCGTTGTCCCCGTGGCAGAGGCCTATCATAAAAGAGCCTATGCAGCCTATGTGCTCCGGCCGCAAATTCTGAAAAAAACGGGTTGTTTCCTGTCGCCAGTCCCCCAGATCACACCTCCGCCCATCACGGGGAAAACCCCGGCCGGAGAAAGCCTGAAAGATCTGGAAAAACTGCTGCGTCAGGCAAAGATTTTTCCTTCTTCCACGCCCGTTGTCTGGCGATACGGAGGCGGAGAAGATGCGGCAGCTCTTTGCCTTGACAACTTTATGCAGGAGAGGGCGGAGAGATATGTCATGGATCGGCGTATTCCCCATCGCTACGGGGTGTCATTTCTTTCTCCCTTTCTTCATTTTGGCATGATCAGCCCGGCAGTTGTGGTCCGCAGGATCCTGGACTCCGAGCTGGATGAGGAGATCAAAAAGGCTTTCCTGGAACAGCTTGTGGTACGGAGGGAACTGGCCGTCAATTTTGTGCACCACACGCCAGATTATGACAGCTATTCTTCCCTGCCTGCCTGGGCACAGGAAACCCTTGATCTGCACAGGCAGGACCGGCGTCCCTTTTTGTATGACATGGAAACCCTGCAATCTGCTGCCACCCATGACAGCTACTGGAATGCCGCCATGGAAGAAATGAGGCGCACGGGATATATGCACAATGTCATGCGTATGTACTGGGGGAAAAAAATTCTGGAGTGGTCCGCTTCTCCGGAGGAAGCCTTTGAGCGTCTTCTGTACCTTACCAACACAGGCTTTCTCGATGGAAGGGATCCGTCTTCTTATGCGGGTTGTGGCTGGATTTTCGGTCTTCACGACAGACCATGGCCCAAAAGACCTGTCTTTGGAAGTGTCCGTTATATGGCTGCTTCCGGCCTTGAGCGGAAAAGTCATATCCGCGAATATGTCCATCATGTGAACAGTCTGCCAGGCTGTAACAAAGTGCCCTGCTGA
- the tmk gene encoding dTMP kinase produces the protein MLITLCGGEGAGKSTQVRRLSEKLEQKGYRVVVTREPGGTAIGRKIRALLLDPANRAMVADTELFLYAADRAQHLAEVVRPALKEGKIVISDRFADSTTVYQGVARGLDPERIQRVHELVLQGLLPDITFLLDLLPEEGLSRALSQANQGTRSLDEMRFEQESLDFHRRIRQGFLALAAKETNRFCCLDAMQPQETLTDTMLLVIEERMQSRKN, from the coding sequence ATGCTGATTACACTCTGCGGCGGTGAAGGTGCAGGGAAAAGCACTCAGGTGCGGCGGCTTTCAGAAAAACTGGAACAGAAGGGATACAGGGTTGTTGTTACCCGGGAACCGGGCGGTACTGCCATTGGCCGTAAAATCCGCGCCCTTCTTCTGGACCCTGCCAACAGAGCCATGGTTGCTGATACGGAACTTTTTCTCTACGCTGCTGACAGGGCACAGCACCTCGCAGAGGTTGTGAGACCTGCCCTCAAGGAAGGGAAAATAGTCATCAGCGATCGTTTCGCAGACAGCACAACCGTATATCAGGGAGTTGCCCGGGGCCTGGATCCGGAACGGATTCAGCGTGTTCATGAGCTGGTTCTGCAGGGTTTACTTCCGGATATTACCTTTCTGCTGGATCTCTTACCCGAAGAGGGCCTGTCAAGGGCATTGTCCCAGGCCAACCAGGGTACGAGAAGTCTTGATGAAATGCGGTTTGAGCAGGAATCTCTGGATTTCCACAGGCGGATCCGTCAGGGTTTCCTTGCCCTTGCGGCAAAGGAGACAAACCGTTTTTGCTGTCTGGATGCCATGCAGCCCCAGGAAACTCTGACGGACACCATGCTGCTTGTCATCGAGGAAAGAATGCAAAGCCGAAAAAACTGA
- a CDS encoding LPS-assembly protein LptD, whose translation MGLTFRFLFFLLLLPLLASAQPPSPYVIHAERLGYDPVSGQYRAMGKVRIEREGTILTADRAIYNPEANTFTGEGNVVLETGGDRMTGERIHYNMEEDTGTVEKGYIFVTESQFRLRGRRIERTGEHTYIAEGAGLTACEGDVPDWEITASRIHVTLEGYGTLQHGAFRIKGFPVLYAPWVLFPAKTQRQSGLLIPDFSLSDRYGYEHVQPLYLVLSDSSDATFYYHFMEKGRDRMGLEYRKVWSTEDRLTMRVDGLKDSRTPETEKAPDYSGDRYWFRMKQNVSFGSSAMGFVDLDLLSDPDYMDDFKDGTLGYAKSNALFQGEFGRDLDAEKERTRTNRFLLTGSGEVFRMEGEFVWEDDVRRRSLDLKDSTVQRLPQIRVSTRRQAMAWLPLYHDFEAEGTYFHRIDGERGSRMDLAPRMYAPFRMGPFSAEPSVGLRQTYWYTENPLDPDDKGLSMDDRTLYDARFDLFTEIYRVFDLERTAADKIRHSIQPRLTFEFVPHKDQDTLPDFDDLDRIGKRRLVTYSLTQSLTARFPGQDVDDRDRLPEYREFLRLKVSQSYDIDKAKEDGETAFSDAKAELSLFPADGVRLFGDISWSPEEADWNTYSAGMDLRHGSHRFYAEHRYSKDVSASMHLRGYLGLTDNVGFLWNYARNMKDDIINRQDYGIRYNRGCWQLDLIYSDDKDDRKLGFFWTLTGLGVFEHSLGEERLP comes from the coding sequence ATGGGGCTTACTTTCCGATTCCTTTTTTTTCTCCTTCTGCTTCCCCTGCTGGCCAGTGCGCAACCCCCTTCCCCTTATGTGATTCATGCAGAACGGCTGGGCTATGATCCCGTATCCGGACAGTACAGGGCCATGGGTAAGGTCCGTATAGAGAGGGAAGGTACAATCCTCACGGCGGACAGGGCCATATATAATCCAGAAGCCAATACCTTTACCGGCGAGGGTAATGTGGTCCTCGAAACCGGTGGGGACCGCATGACGGGCGAACGGATCCATTACAATATGGAAGAAGATACGGGTACCGTTGAAAAAGGATATATTTTTGTCACAGAGTCCCAGTTCCGGCTCAGGGGCCGTCGTATTGAACGGACAGGAGAGCATACCTATATTGCCGAAGGAGCCGGGCTGACGGCCTGCGAGGGTGATGTCCCGGACTGGGAAATTACGGCTTCACGGATCCATGTTACACTGGAGGGGTACGGAACTCTCCAGCACGGAGCTTTCCGCATCAAGGGTTTTCCTGTCCTCTATGCGCCATGGGTACTTTTTCCCGCAAAAACCCAAAGGCAGAGCGGACTTCTCATTCCGGATTTTTCCCTCTCCGACCGCTATGGATATGAGCATGTGCAACCCCTCTACCTTGTGCTCAGCGACAGCTCTGATGCGACCTTCTATTATCACTTCATGGAAAAGGGCAGAGATCGGATGGGGCTGGAATACCGTAAGGTATGGAGTACGGAAGACCGTCTTACCATGAGGGTGGATGGCCTCAAGGACAGCAGGACTCCTGAAACTGAAAAAGCGCCGGATTACAGCGGCGACCGCTACTGGTTTCGCATGAAACAGAATGTTTCCTTTGGATCTTCTGCCATGGGGTTTGTCGATCTGGACCTGCTCAGTGACCCGGACTATATGGATGATTTCAAGGATGGCACCCTTGGGTACGCAAAGTCCAACGCCCTTTTCCAGGGAGAATTCGGAAGGGATCTGGATGCGGAAAAGGAGCGGACCCGGACCAACCGTTTTCTGCTGACCGGAAGCGGTGAAGTTTTTCGAATGGAAGGCGAGTTTGTGTGGGAAGATGATGTCAGAAGGCGCAGTCTGGACCTGAAGGACAGCACCGTACAGCGCCTTCCGCAGATCCGCGTATCAACCCGGAGACAGGCCATGGCCTGGCTGCCCCTGTACCACGATTTTGAAGCAGAAGGCACGTACTTTCACCGCATTGACGGTGAGCGGGGCTCCCGTATGGACCTGGCGCCCCGCATGTATGCCCCTTTCCGTATGGGGCCTTTTTCTGCTGAACCCTCCGTTGGGCTACGCCAGACCTACTGGTACACCGAGAACCCCCTGGACCCGGACGACAAGGGGCTTAGCATGGATGACCGGACCCTCTATGATGCACGCTTTGATCTTTTTACGGAAATCTACCGGGTTTTTGACCTTGAAAGAACCGCTGCCGATAAAATCCGTCACAGCATTCAGCCAAGGCTGACCTTTGAATTTGTTCCGCACAAAGATCAGGATACCCTCCCCGACTTTGATGATCTTGACCGCATCGGGAAGCGACGTCTTGTAACCTACAGCCTTACCCAAAGCCTGACCGCCCGTTTTCCGGGACAGGATGTGGATGACAGGGATCGTTTGCCGGAATACAGGGAGTTTCTCCGACTTAAGGTTTCCCAGAGCTATGACATTGACAAAGCGAAAGAGGATGGCGAAACGGCATTCTCCGACGCCAAGGCGGAGCTCTCCCTTTTCCCCGCAGATGGTGTTCGCCTGTTTGGAGACATTTCATGGTCACCCGAAGAAGCAGACTGGAACACGTACAGCGCAGGTATGGATCTGCGCCATGGCTCTCATCGTTTTTATGCAGAACACCGCTACTCTAAGGATGTTTCCGCATCCATGCACCTCAGAGGGTATCTCGGCCTGACGGACAACGTGGGCTTTCTCTGGAATTACGCACGCAATATGAAAGACGACATCATCAACCGGCAGGATTACGGCATTCGTTACAACAGGGGGTGCTGGCAGCTTGATCTGATTTATTCGGATGATAAGGATGACCGCAAACTCGGATTTTTCTGGACTCTTACGGGACTGGGCGTGTTTGAACACAGCCTGGGAGAGGAGAGGCTTCCATAG
- a CDS encoding GHMP family kinase ATP-binding protein, with product MIIAQTPLRLSFVGGGSDMKAFYSQRDGAVICTAIDKYVYAIIKERFDEEIYLNYSEKERVSKVDDIRHDLVREAMKLTGVNAGVEITTLADIPSSGSGLGSSSAITVALLHALHTYRNELVTAEQLAEEACHIEIDRLKKPIGRQDQYAAAYGGLHHFIFQKNDRVLRSPVHLPPALRRRISESMQLFFTGITRSADSILSEQQKNLKEQDKMESLASMVDLVQPFIDALVKGDVETCGRLLHRNWLLKQSLATGISSADTRSMYDAARNSGAVGGKIAGAGGGGFMFFFTPPGNQPAVREKLSGFREFPFLLSESGSRIIFDGRSYSAK from the coding sequence ATGATTATTGCACAAACGCCACTTCGCCTGAGCTTTGTGGGAGGTGGATCGGACATGAAAGCGTTTTATAGTCAACGGGACGGGGCTGTGATCTGTACCGCCATAGACAAATATGTTTATGCCATCATAAAAGAGCGTTTTGATGAGGAAATCTACCTGAACTATTCTGAAAAAGAACGGGTTTCCAAAGTGGATGACATCCGTCATGACCTTGTGCGCGAAGCCATGAAATTAACAGGGGTGAATGCGGGGGTGGAAATTACGACTCTGGCAGATATTCCCTCTTCCGGTTCAGGTCTTGGAAGCTCCAGTGCCATCACCGTTGCCCTGCTCCATGCTCTGCATACCTATCGTAATGAGCTCGTTACGGCGGAACAGCTGGCTGAGGAAGCCTGCCACATTGAAATCGACAGACTGAAAAAACCCATCGGCAGGCAGGATCAGTATGCCGCTGCCTATGGTGGCCTGCACCATTTTATTTTTCAAAAAAATGACAGAGTACTGCGCAGTCCCGTGCATCTCCCCCCTGCCCTGCGCCGGAGAATTTCCGAAAGTATGCAGCTTTTTTTCACGGGAATAACCCGCAGCGCTGACAGTATTCTCTCCGAACAGCAAAAAAACCTGAAAGAACAGGATAAAATGGAAAGCCTTGCTTCCATGGTAGATCTGGTTCAACCGTTTATCGATGCCCTTGTCAAAGGAGACGTGGAAACCTGCGGTCGTCTTCTCCACCGTAACTGGCTTTTAAAACAAAGCCTGGCCACCGGCATTTCCAGTGCCGACACCCGCTCGATGTATGATGCGGCACGGAATTCCGGAGCTGTGGGTGGTAAAATTGCCGGAGCCGGTGGCGGAGGGTTCATGTTCTTTTTCACACCACCGGGAAACCAGCCTGCCGTACGGGAAAAACTATCCGGTTTCAGGGAATTCCCCTTCCTTCTCAGCGAGTCCGGAAGCCGTATTATTTTTGACGGCCGATCCTATTCAGCCAAATAA